The following coding sequences lie in one Arachis ipaensis cultivar K30076 chromosome B05, Araip1.1, whole genome shotgun sequence genomic window:
- the LOC107641695 gene encoding uncharacterized protein LOC107641695 isoform X2: MNSSYRSYRHLLKKRYFEPYDNPEIARANIPLKMEKEDWDYLVNLWIDEGWQFEQTGQEIDRLRLWELTHTRANGQACNEETQEKLDLLKELSSQVNEGTLEMNEHEVMVEVFGPERHGRVRGYGAGVTPTQLWGPRSFIFSDLQTKLQCAEKNMKTLK; encoded by the exons ATGAATTCTTCTTATCGGAGTTATCGACATCTACTAAAGAAAAGGTATTTTGAACCTTATGATAACCCTGAAATTGCTCGAGCCAATATACCATTGAAAATGGAAAAAGAGGATTGGGATTACCTTGTGAATCTTTGGATTGATGAAGGCTGGCAG TTTGAGCAAACAGGACAAGAAATTGACCGTCTTCGTCTTTGGGAGCTTACGCATACCCGTGCTAATGGACAAGCTtgcaatgaagaaactcaagaaaaaCTT GATTTACTTAAGGAATTATCATCTCAAGTAAATGAAGGAACATTAGAGATGAATGAACATGAGGTGATGGTAGAAGTATTTGGACCTGAACGACATGGACGAGTTCGTGGTTATGGGGCTGGCGTGACACCTACACAGTTATGGGGTCCTAGATCATTCATATTTTCTGATCTCCAAACAAAACTTCAATGTGCAGAAAAAAATATGAAGACTCTAAAATAG
- the LOC107642905 gene encoding uncharacterized protein LOC107642905 isoform X1, with protein MGSSNPWLKKIIFFEFPYWRTLLLRHNLDVMHIEKNICDNVLGTLMDIPGKTKDNLNSRLDMEELGIKKDLHPIREGEKVLSLPDAIYKLNNKERRSLCEFLQNVKVPDGYSSNIRRCINLKEKKIYGLKTHDCHVLLECFLPLILQGLFSSHDVRSALIGLCIFFKELCSKVLTVKNLEKIEEQIIIIICKLEMIFPPSFFDVMIHLPIHLASEAKIAGPVHYRWMYPIERYFNGIETKHNRVGRNWDGAITHGYKVETKDKVLPIFKQTGRPTRNCKVTRRLSLEEIKQSHLYILKNCDQVTPFIWLHLCIKKKMNK; from the exons ATGGGAAGTTCCAATCCATGGTTGAAAAAAATCATCTTCTTTGAATTTCCATATTGGAGGACTTTATTGTTGCGTCATAATTTAGAtgtcatgcacatagagaagaatatATGTGACAATGTTCTTGGGACATTGATGGATATTCCAGGAAAAACAAAAGATAATTTAAATTCTCGTTTGGATATGGAAGAGTTAGGCATAAAGAAAGATTTGCATCCTATTAGAGAGGGAGAAAAGGTGTTGTCATTACCTGATGCCATTTATAAATTGAATAATAAAGAAAGGAGGAGTTTGTGTGAATTTTTACAAAATGTCAAAGTACCAGATGGATATTCTTCAAATATTAGGAGATGTATTAACCTAAAAGAGAAAAAGATTTATGGCTTAAAGACTCATGATTGTCATGTTCTTCTAGAGTGCTTCCTTCCGCTTATTTTACAGGGTCTTTTCTCATCACATGATGTGCGTAGTGCATTAATAGGACTTTGCATTTTTTTCAAGGAGTTGTGCTCAAAAGTTCTAACAGTGAAAAATCTTGAAAAGATTGAAGAACAAATCATCATCATAATTTGCAAGTTGGAAATGATATTTCCGCCTTCATTTTTTGATGTCATGATCCATTTACCTATCCATTTGGCAAGTGAGGCGAAGATTGCAGGACCGGTCCATTATCGATGGATGTACCCTATTGAGAG ATACTTTAATGGTATTGAAACAAAGCATAATCGAGTTGGAAGAAATTGGGATGGTGCAATAACTCATGGTTATAAAGTTGAAACAAAGGATAAAGTACTACCGATTTTCAAGCAAACTGGAAGACCcacaagaaattgtaaagtgACAAGAAGATTGAGTCTAGAAGAAATAAAGCAATCTCATCTTTATATTTTGAAGAACTGTGATCAAGTTACTCCTTTCATATG gTTACATCTTTGTATAAAGAAAAAGATGAACAAGTAA
- the LOC107642905 gene encoding uncharacterized protein LOC107642905 isoform X2, producing the protein MASKLLLKKQSQPIEIEEQIIIIICKLEMIFPPSFFDVMIHLPIHLASEAKIAGPVHYRWMYPIERYFNGIETKHNRVGRNWDGAITHGYKVETKDKVLPIFKQTGRPTRNCKVTRRLSLEEIKQSHLYILKNCDQVTPFIWLHLCIKKKMNK; encoded by the exons ATGGCTTCCAAATTACTGTTGAAGAAACAAAGTCAACCAATTGAG ATTGAAGAACAAATCATCATCATAATTTGCAAGTTGGAAATGATATTTCCGCCTTCATTTTTTGATGTCATGATCCATTTACCTATCCATTTGGCAAGTGAGGCGAAGATTGCAGGACCGGTCCATTATCGATGGATGTACCCTATTGAGAG ATACTTTAATGGTATTGAAACAAAGCATAATCGAGTTGGAAGAAATTGGGATGGTGCAATAACTCATGGTTATAAAGTTGAAACAAAGGATAAAGTACTACCGATTTTCAAGCAAACTGGAAGACCcacaagaaattgtaaagtgACAAGAAGATTGAGTCTAGAAGAAATAAAGCAATCTCATCTTTATATTTTGAAGAACTGTGATCAAGTTACTCCTTTCATATG gTTACATCTTTGTATAAAGAAAAAGATGAACAAGTAA
- the LOC107641695 gene encoding uncharacterized protein LOC107641695 isoform X3, whose translation MNSSYRSYRHLLKKRYFEPYDNPEIARANIPLKMEKEDWDYLVNLWIDEGWQKISQQNKMSRAANSIIHTTGAKGAQQRAEEAFEQTGQEIDRLRLWELTHTRANGQACNEETQEKLVDLILFRIYLRNYHLK comes from the exons ATGAATTCTTCTTATCGGAGTTATCGACATCTACTAAAGAAAAGGTATTTTGAACCTTATGATAACCCTGAAATTGCTCGAGCCAATATACCATTGAAAATGGAAAAAGAGGATTGGGATTACCTTGTGAATCTTTGGATTGATGAAGGCTGGCAG AAAATAAGTCAACAAAATAAGATGAGTCGAGCTGCAAATAGCATTATCCATACCACTGGTGCTAAGGGAGCCCAACAAAGAGCTGAAGAGGCG TTTGAGCAAACAGGACAAGAAATTGACCGTCTTCGTCTTTGGGAGCTTACGCATACCCGTGCTAATGGACAAGCTtgcaatgaagaaactcaagaaaaaCTT GTTGATTTGATCCTTTTTAGGATTTACTTAAGGAATTATCATCTCAAGTAA
- the LOC107641695 gene encoding uncharacterized protein LOC107641695 isoform X1 has product MNSSYRSYRHLLKKRYFEPYDNPEIARANIPLKMEKEDWDYLVNLWIDEGWQKISQQNKMSRAANSIIHTTGAKGAQQRAEEAFEQTGQEIDRLRLWELTHTRANGQACNEETQEKLDLLKELSSQVNEGTLEMNEHEVMVEVFGPERHGRVRGYGAGVTPTQLWGPRSFIFSDLQTKLQCAEKNMKTLK; this is encoded by the exons ATGAATTCTTCTTATCGGAGTTATCGACATCTACTAAAGAAAAGGTATTTTGAACCTTATGATAACCCTGAAATTGCTCGAGCCAATATACCATTGAAAATGGAAAAAGAGGATTGGGATTACCTTGTGAATCTTTGGATTGATGAAGGCTGGCAG AAAATAAGTCAACAAAATAAGATGAGTCGAGCTGCAAATAGCATTATCCATACCACTGGTGCTAAGGGAGCCCAACAAAGAGCTGAAGAGGCG TTTGAGCAAACAGGACAAGAAATTGACCGTCTTCGTCTTTGGGAGCTTACGCATACCCGTGCTAATGGACAAGCTtgcaatgaagaaactcaagaaaaaCTT GATTTACTTAAGGAATTATCATCTCAAGTAAATGAAGGAACATTAGAGATGAATGAACATGAGGTGATGGTAGAAGTATTTGGACCTGAACGACATGGACGAGTTCGTGGTTATGGGGCTGGCGTGACACCTACACAGTTATGGGGTCCTAGATCATTCATATTTTCTGATCTCCAAACAAAACTTCAATGTGCAGAAAAAAATATGAAGACTCTAAAATAG